One Halostagnicola kamekurae DNA segment encodes these proteins:
- a CDS encoding DUF357 domain-containing protein, protein MAADLEEKTDRYGELLSDALSEATVAPPEGSPMADAADECYEMAESYLEDGTHFREQGDLVNALASFSYGHAWLDAGARVGLFDVPTEGHLFTV, encoded by the coding sequence ATGGCTGCAGACCTCGAGGAGAAGACCGATCGGTACGGTGAACTGCTATCGGACGCCCTCTCGGAAGCGACCGTCGCACCCCCCGAGGGGTCGCCGATGGCCGACGCCGCCGACGAGTGCTACGAGATGGCCGAGTCCTACCTCGAGGACGGGACCCACTTCCGCGAGCAGGGCGACCTCGTGAACGCGCTGGCGTCGTTTTCCTACGGCCACGCGTGGCTCGACGCTGGCGCTCGAGTCGGCCTGTTCGACGTG